From Pseudovibrio sp. Tun.PSC04-5.I4, a single genomic window includes:
- the ptsN gene encoding PTS IIA-like nitrogen regulatory protein PtsN — MDLNELIRPEAVIANLKANSKKQALQELAERASEICGEAERDIFDTLLQRERLGSTGVGNGIAIPHGKIVNLGGLHGLFARLDKPIEFDSLDDQPVDLIFVLLAPEGAGADHLKALARIARLLRDGEVASKLRATKDAAAIYSILTHTQATPSAT; from the coding sequence ATGGATCTGAACGAACTTATTCGTCCTGAGGCTGTCATTGCTAACCTCAAGGCAAACAGCAAAAAACAAGCCTTGCAGGAGCTTGCAGAGAGAGCCTCTGAGATTTGCGGTGAAGCAGAACGCGATATCTTTGATACGTTGCTTCAGCGTGAACGTCTCGGCTCGACCGGTGTCGGCAACGGCATCGCGATTCCGCATGGCAAAATCGTGAACCTTGGCGGGTTACACGGGCTGTTTGCGCGCCTGGACAAACCTATTGAGTTCGACAGCCTGGATGACCAGCCTGTTGACCTGATATTTGTGCTGCTCGCGCCTGAGGGCGCTGGCGCCGACCATCTGAAGGCTCTGGCACGTATTGCTCGCCTTCTAAGGGACGGTGAGGTGGCTAGCAAACTGCGAGCGACCAAAGACGCCGCTGCGATTTATTCTATTCTGACGCATACTCAGGCCACGCCAAGCGCCACCTGA
- a CDS encoding DUF1150 domain-containing protein translates to MTDAPSVLADDPYDNFEELGAGELAYVRRVSPQDLRDMFPDAELQDADLPVWALLAADGTPLVLTDTRNAAIANAIENDLEALSVH, encoded by the coding sequence ATGACAGACGCCCCTTCCGTGCTGGCTGACGACCCGTACGATAATTTCGAAGAACTTGGAGCTGGCGAACTCGCATATGTGAGGCGCGTCTCCCCACAAGACCTGCGAGACATGTTCCCGGATGCTGAGCTGCAAGATGCAGATCTACCGGTGTGGGCTTTGCTCGCAGCGGATGGAACTCCGCTGGTTTTAACTGACACCCGCAACGCGGCGATCGCGAACGCGATTGAGAATGATCTGGAAGCCTTGAGCGTCCATTAA
- a CDS encoding Hsp20 family protein, whose protein sequence is MTRVSAFSSPFMLGFDDIERVLDRVSKAANDGYPPYNIERIHANEENGEIIRITLAVAGFTREQLDVSVEESQLVIRGRQQEDKARQYLHRGIAARQFQRAFVLAEGIEILGADLRDGLLSIDLARPEPERVVRRIEISAGD, encoded by the coding sequence ATGACGCGAGTTTCTGCGTTTTCGAGCCCGTTTATGTTGGGTTTCGATGATATCGAGCGTGTATTGGATAGAGTAAGCAAAGCTGCAAATGACGGCTATCCTCCTTATAATATCGAGCGGATACATGCCAATGAAGAAAATGGCGAGATAATTCGCATTACCTTGGCTGTTGCTGGGTTTACCCGTGAACAACTGGATGTTTCTGTAGAGGAAAGTCAGCTGGTTATTCGGGGAAGGCAACAGGAAGACAAAGCGCGACAGTACCTTCACAGGGGCATTGCTGCACGCCAATTTCAGCGCGCATTCGTGTTAGCTGAAGGCATTGAGATTTTGGGGGCAGACCTGAGAGATGGTCTGTTGTCTATTGATCTTGCTCGTCCAGAGCCAGAGCGCGTTGTTCGCCGAATTGAAATCTCGGCGGGGGACTGA
- the hutX gene encoding heme utilization cystosolic carrier protein HutX — METKLAELKRQLAKGTSGILENTAKEHGLSMADAVRCLPEDMWRESRGDRFDEIIRNIPTWGSVMSLVNTGDMIFEVKGPFPEGSYARGYYNLRQTEGGFSGHIKADSCDAIFFLKRSFSSKVSVSINFMNANGDCYLKIFVGRDEDGHLKEEQLEKFDKLANWQS, encoded by the coding sequence ATGGAGACGAAGCTTGCGGAACTAAAACGTCAGTTGGCAAAAGGTACTTCTGGCATCTTGGAAAATACCGCCAAAGAACATGGTCTTAGCATGGCGGATGCCGTTCGCTGCTTACCGGAAGACATGTGGCGAGAATCTCGGGGTGATCGCTTCGACGAGATCATCAGAAACATTCCGACATGGGGCAGCGTAATGTCTCTCGTCAACACCGGTGACATGATCTTTGAGGTGAAAGGCCCATTCCCAGAAGGTTCCTATGCACGTGGCTACTACAATCTCAGGCAGACGGAAGGCGGCTTTTCCGGGCACATCAAAGCGGATTCCTGCGATGCCATCTTCTTCCTGAAACGCTCGTTCTCTTCAAAAGTGTCTGTTTCAATAAATTTCATGAATGCTAACGGCGATTGCTATCTCAAAATCTTTGTCGGTCGTGATGAAGATGGCCACCTTAAAGAAGAACAACTAGAAAAATTCGACAAACTGGCGAATTGGCAGAGCTGA
- a CDS encoding sn-glycerol-3-phosphate import ATP-binding protein UgpC: MASIQLNNLRKMYAGGVEAVKGISIDIQDGEFIVLVGPSGCGKSTLLRMVAGLETISDGDLFIGDRIVNDVEPADRDIAMVFQNYALYPHMSVYNNLAYGLKNRSIPKAEIEKRVRKAAEILEIGDFLDRRPRQLSGGQRQRVAMGRAIVREPAAFLFDEPLSNLDAKLRVQMRMEIKKLQKNLKTTSLYVTHDQLEAMTLADRLVVLNNGEVEQIGSPIDVYEKPASTFVATFIGSPAMNLLPLAKDGSEWKLDNGATVDVKLNTELSGLTLGVRPEDLVIEELSEKFESGLHTALTVHAVEPVGAESYVHGTIGEGSEDIVVRAPGKLHFETGQVLKVTAKPEKLHAFDLDTGKRIELDVAFEAA; the protein is encoded by the coding sequence ATGGCAAGTATTCAATTAAACAACCTTCGCAAAATGTACGCCGGTGGTGTTGAAGCGGTAAAAGGGATCTCCATCGATATTCAGGATGGTGAGTTCATTGTTCTTGTCGGTCCTTCCGGTTGCGGCAAGTCAACCCTTCTTCGCATGGTCGCGGGTTTGGAAACCATTTCTGATGGTGATCTGTTCATCGGGGACCGCATTGTGAACGATGTCGAGCCTGCTGATCGTGACATCGCTATGGTGTTTCAGAACTATGCGCTTTACCCGCATATGTCTGTGTACAACAATCTGGCATACGGCCTGAAAAACCGCAGTATCCCGAAAGCGGAAATTGAAAAGCGCGTGCGCAAAGCTGCTGAAATCCTCGAAATCGGTGATTTTCTGGACCGCAGACCGCGTCAGCTTTCCGGCGGTCAGCGCCAGCGTGTTGCTATGGGGCGTGCTATTGTTCGCGAGCCTGCTGCGTTCCTGTTCGATGAACCCCTCTCCAACCTTGATGCAAAGCTGCGTGTGCAGATGCGCATGGAGATCAAGAAGCTTCAGAAAAACCTGAAAACCACCAGCCTGTACGTGACGCACGATCAGCTGGAAGCGATGACACTGGCTGACCGCCTTGTTGTTCTGAACAATGGTGAAGTTGAACAGATCGGGTCACCGATTGATGTCTATGAAAAGCCAGCAAGTACCTTCGTTGCGACCTTCATCGGCTCACCGGCCATGAACCTTCTGCCATTGGCAAAGGATGGCAGTGAGTGGAAACTGGACAACGGTGCCACTGTTGATGTGAAGCTTAACACTGAGCTTTCAGGGCTTACTCTGGGCGTTCGCCCGGAAGATCTTGTAATCGAAGAGCTGAGCGAAAAGTTCGAGAGTGGTCTGCACACTGCTTTGACTGTGCATGCAGTTGAGCCGGTAGGCGCTGAGAGCTACGTGCACGGCACAATAGGTGAAGGCAGCGAAGACATTGTTGTTCGCGCACCTGGTAAGCTTCACTTCGAAACGGGCCAAGTCCTCAAAGTGACAGCAAAACCAGAGAAACTGCATGCGTTTGATCTGGACACAGGCAAGCGTATTGAATTGGACGTTGCTTTCGAAGCTGCTTAA
- the ugpE gene encoding sn-glycerol-3-phosphate ABC transporter permease UgpE, producing MKRSQFWDHVILIIGALFMLVPVFYALMTSSHDAISIYKDGLQLSPGGHFVDTYKQVLTEAGGFTKSVTGLTMLWNSLILGLGFALGKIVISMLAAYAIVYFRFPLGTFFFWIIFSTLLLPLEVRILPSYEIVQGLGMANTFSGLIIPLIASATGTFYFRQFFKSIPDELVEAARIDGAGPLKFFIDILVPLSKTMMAAIFIIMFVYGWNQYLWPTLITTDESLFTLVRGMRQILQVWIGAQIPDTNQAMALAVLAMLPPVLIVVVFQSWFVKGLVESEK from the coding sequence ATGAAACGCTCACAGTTTTGGGATCACGTAATCCTTATTATCGGTGCTCTCTTTATGTTGGTACCGGTGTTTTATGCGCTCATGACATCAAGTCACGATGCCATATCCATTTACAAAGATGGTCTTCAGCTCTCACCGGGTGGTCACTTTGTTGACACCTATAAGCAGGTGTTGACTGAGGCAGGCGGCTTTACCAAGTCGGTAACTGGCTTGACCATGTTGTGGAACTCTTTGATTCTGGGCCTTGGCTTTGCGCTGGGCAAGATCGTTATTTCCATGCTGGCGGCCTACGCAATCGTGTATTTCCGCTTCCCGCTTGGAACGTTCTTTTTCTGGATCATCTTCTCAACACTTCTGTTGCCGTTGGAAGTCCGCATTCTGCCGTCCTATGAGATCGTTCAAGGCCTTGGAATGGCGAACACCTTCTCAGGTCTCATCATTCCGTTGATCGCCTCCGCAACCGGTACATTCTACTTCCGTCAGTTCTTCAAATCCATACCGGATGAGCTGGTTGAAGCAGCGCGTATTGACGGGGCAGGTCCTCTGAAGTTCTTCATCGACATTCTTGTTCCACTCTCCAAGACCATGATGGCTGCGATCTTCATCATCATGTTCGTATACGGTTGGAACCAATACCTCTGGCCAACACTTATCACCACTGACGAAAGCCTCTTCACGCTGGTACGCGGCATGAGGCAGATTCTTCAGGTGTGGATTGGTGCGCAAATTCCAGATACGAACCAGGCAATGGCACTTGCAGTTCTCGCAATGCTTCCACCTGTTCTTATCGTGGTGGTCTTCCAGTCTTGGTTTGTTAAAGGGCTCGTGGAAAGCGAGAAATAA
- a CDS encoding ABC transporter permease subunit — protein sequence MKRVQFSHPFMPYMLLLPQLAIVGVFFLWPAAEAIRASFYLEDPFGFGSTFVGIDNFKDVVTGSEYGRTAWFTLIFSAAVTFFSLGFALLLAVKADKIIKGASAYRTLLMWVYAIAPPVAGLVGVMLFDQHIGPINDLAHALGWEMQIGVNYYDTAFAMTVIAVWKQIPINFIFFLSGLQSVPKSVQEAAAVDCKSSSRRFWTVTFPLLAPTSFFLLIINITYALFDTFGIIDLVLKGEPGNNPVTLVYKVFLDGFRGNDLGGSSAQSVILMVLVFALTVVQFRMIERRVHYS from the coding sequence ATGAAAAGAGTTCAATTCTCACATCCATTTATGCCATACATGCTACTGCTTCCGCAGTTGGCGATTGTTGGTGTTTTTTTCCTGTGGCCAGCAGCAGAAGCGATCCGGGCATCTTTTTATCTTGAAGATCCGTTCGGCTTCGGCTCCACTTTTGTTGGCATAGATAACTTCAAGGACGTTGTCACTGGGAGCGAATATGGCAGAACCGCTTGGTTCACGCTTATTTTCTCCGCCGCGGTAACATTCTTTTCTCTTGGCTTTGCTCTTTTGTTGGCAGTGAAAGCCGACAAGATCATTAAAGGGGCATCTGCTTACCGCACGCTGCTCATGTGGGTCTACGCGATTGCTCCTCCCGTTGCAGGTCTCGTAGGCGTTATGCTGTTTGACCAGCACATCGGCCCAATCAATGACTTGGCACATGCACTTGGCTGGGAAATGCAGATCGGTGTGAACTACTACGATACCGCATTTGCGATGACCGTAATTGCCGTTTGGAAACAGATCCCGATCAACTTCATCTTCTTCCTTTCGGGCCTTCAAAGTGTACCTAAATCCGTTCAGGAAGCCGCTGCAGTTGATTGTAAGTCTTCTTCACGTCGCTTCTGGACCGTGACATTCCCGCTGCTGGCACCGACCAGCTTCTTCTTGCTGATCATCAATATCACCTACGCCCTGTTTGATACGTTCGGTATCATTGATCTGGTGCTGAAAGGTGAGCCGGGCAATAACCCTGTAACGCTCGTTTACAAGGTGTTCCTGGATGGCTTCCGTGGCAATGACCTTGGTGGGTCCTCTGCGCAGTCAGTAATTTTGATGGTTCTCGTGTTCGCACTCACTGTGGTTCAGTTCCGCATGATCGAACGTCGCGTGCATTACAGTTGA
- a CDS encoding extracellular solute-binding protein, with protein sequence MTLRKVAGVATLAALAMSSTASYAATNIDWWHAMGGRLGEVVNEISTKYNASQDVCELTPVFKGNYEEALTAGIAAFRAGEQPNILQVFDAGSATIIGAKGAVIPAEDLMKDAGLEFNIEDYIAGVRYFYADAAGKMIGMPFNSSTPILYYNVEALAKAGVEAPKTWEEFEAIAPKLKAAGYVPLAQSHLPWIFTENFMSRHNLPFATNNNGYDGAKGTKILVNNDAIKMHFTKVKGWLDAELFGYYGTGWGDNQKVFQDGTAAMWLGSSGSFGGLMKSTDFKFSATYLPHWASVSETGTNTFIGGAALFAMSGKPKAENDCVANFYTFLTSADMQYYWHKETGYVPITNAAYDLAKKDGHYDRLPAAEIGIKQLSLPGGENTKGYRMGFYVQVRDVMNREYGKILAGDKSVDDAFRTIEDESNKLLARFAKTSN encoded by the coding sequence ATGACTCTACGTAAAGTAGCTGGTGTCGCAACACTGGCAGCACTCGCAATGTCTTCGACTGCATCTTATGCAGCAACAAACATCGACTGGTGGCACGCAATGGGCGGCCGTCTTGGTGAAGTCGTCAACGAAATCTCCACCAAATACAATGCGTCTCAGGATGTTTGTGAACTGACACCAGTATTTAAAGGCAACTACGAAGAAGCCTTGACTGCAGGTATCGCGGCATTCCGCGCTGGCGAACAGCCAAACATTCTTCAGGTATTTGATGCAGGTTCCGCTACAATCATCGGCGCTAAAGGCGCTGTGATTCCAGCTGAAGACCTCATGAAAGACGCCGGTCTTGAGTTTAACATCGAAGACTACATTGCTGGTGTTCGCTACTTCTACGCTGACGCTGCTGGCAAAATGATCGGCATGCCGTTCAACTCCTCTACTCCAATCCTCTACTACAACGTAGAAGCACTGGCGAAAGCAGGCGTTGAAGCTCCTAAGACTTGGGAAGAGTTCGAAGCAATCGCTCCTAAGCTGAAAGCTGCCGGTTATGTTCCTTTGGCACAGTCGCACCTGCCATGGATCTTTACCGAAAACTTCATGTCTCGTCATAACTTGCCATTCGCAACCAATAACAATGGTTACGACGGCGCGAAAGGCACCAAGATCCTCGTGAACAACGATGCGATCAAAATGCACTTCACCAAAGTTAAAGGCTGGCTCGACGCTGAGTTGTTTGGCTACTACGGCACTGGCTGGGGTGACAACCAGAAAGTATTCCAGGACGGTACTGCAGCAATGTGGCTCGGTTCTTCAGGGTCCTTCGGCGGTCTGATGAAGTCCACAGACTTCAAATTCTCCGCAACCTACCTGCCACATTGGGCTTCTGTTAGTGAAACTGGCACAAACACCTTCATCGGTGGTGCAGCACTCTTTGCAATGTCCGGTAAGCCAAAAGCAGAAAACGACTGTGTTGCAAACTTCTACACCTTCCTGACTTCAGCAGACATGCAGTACTACTGGCACAAAGAAACTGGTTATGTGCCAATCACCAACGCTGCATACGATCTTGCTAAGAAAGATGGTCACTACGATCGTCTTCCAGCAGCTGAAATTGGTATCAAACAGCTTTCTCTGCCAGGTGGCGAAAACACCAAAGGTTACCGCATGGGCTTCTACGTTCAGGTGCGTGATGTGATGAACCGGGAATACGGAAAAATCCTCGCAGGTGACAAGTCAGTAGACGACGCATTCCGGACCATCGAAGACGAATCGAACAAGCTTCTGGCTCGCTTTGCTAAGACTTCTAACTAA
- a CDS encoding deoxyribodipyrimidine photo-lyase, translating to MTSTVAIHWFRQDLRLSDNPALTAACEAGNVLPLYIYEGTHDGGRTLGGASKNWLHHSLKALNESLGGRLVIMHGSPKEVLTNLIETNSVTSVFWNRSYEPWRVETDAELKLWLDHSGLKVQSFNGSLLWEPWTVHKSDGTPYRVFTPFYRKGCLQAPEPRKPLPVPKELKLVSDPQASSVQLDALELLDKRSWTDTVASHWKHGEQAAQDKLYAFLENGIPNYKEGRNYPSKPFTSRLSPHLHFGEISPNQIWWALGSYEETSDIDHFRSELGWREFSYSLLLHNPKLPNENLNKKFDRFPWVKDEKRLLAWQRGQTGIPIVDAGMRELWQTGYMHNRLRMIVGSFLVKNLLLDWRQGEQWFWDCLVDADLASNSASWQWIAGCGADAAPYFRIFNPILQGEKFDRLGEYTRSFVPELKNVPDKYLFKPWDATGLVLQGAGVTLGKNYPLPIVDLKFSREEALRAFEATR from the coding sequence TTGACATCTACAGTCGCGATACATTGGTTTCGGCAGGATCTACGCCTCAGTGATAATCCTGCACTTACGGCGGCATGTGAGGCAGGCAACGTATTGCCGCTCTACATTTATGAGGGGACGCACGATGGCGGGCGCACTTTAGGCGGGGCTTCAAAAAACTGGCTGCATCATTCACTTAAGGCATTGAATGAAAGTCTAGGCGGCAGGTTGGTCATCATGCACGGCTCTCCCAAAGAGGTGCTGACCAATCTCATTGAAACCAACAGTGTTACCTCCGTTTTCTGGAACCGCAGCTACGAACCATGGCGCGTTGAGACTGATGCCGAGTTAAAGCTGTGGCTGGATCACTCAGGGCTGAAGGTACAAAGCTTCAACGGTTCGCTGCTTTGGGAGCCTTGGACCGTTCACAAGTCTGATGGGACGCCCTACCGTGTTTTCACGCCCTTTTATCGTAAAGGTTGCCTTCAAGCGCCCGAACCAAGGAAGCCCTTGCCTGTTCCCAAGGAATTGAAGCTAGTAAGTGATCCTCAGGCCAGTTCAGTACAGCTAGATGCTTTGGAGTTGTTAGATAAGCGTTCATGGACCGATACTGTTGCATCTCATTGGAAGCACGGAGAACAAGCGGCGCAGGATAAGCTCTACGCTTTTCTCGAGAACGGAATACCCAACTACAAAGAAGGTCGAAATTATCCGTCAAAGCCGTTTACTTCTCGTCTATCGCCTCATCTTCATTTTGGAGAGATCTCGCCAAATCAGATTTGGTGGGCATTGGGGAGTTATGAAGAGACATCTGACATTGACCATTTCCGGAGTGAATTAGGCTGGCGAGAATTCTCCTATTCCCTTCTGCTTCACAATCCTAAGCTGCCGAATGAGAACCTGAACAAAAAATTTGACCGATTTCCATGGGTCAAAGATGAGAAGCGCCTTCTGGCATGGCAGAGAGGGCAAACCGGAATCCCCATTGTGGATGCGGGAATGCGGGAGCTTTGGCAGACTGGATACATGCACAATCGCTTGCGCATGATTGTAGGGTCGTTCCTCGTCAAAAACCTCCTGTTGGATTGGCGGCAAGGCGAGCAATGGTTCTGGGATTGCCTAGTGGATGCGGATCTCGCCAGCAACTCAGCAAGCTGGCAGTGGATTGCAGGGTGCGGGGCCGATGCCGCGCCATACTTCCGAATTTTCAACCCAATACTGCAAGGGGAGAAGTTTGATAGGTTGGGTGAATACACGCGAAGCTTTGTCCCAGAGCTAAAAAATGTACCTGACAAGTATTTATTCAAGCCATGGGACGCGACTGGACTTGTCCTGCAAGGGGCAGGGGTGACACTCGGGAAAAACTATCCTCTTCCGATCGTAGACTTAAAGTTTTCGCGAGAAGAAGCCTTGAGGGCATTCGAGGCAACGAGATAA